Proteins co-encoded in one Opitutus terrae PB90-1 genomic window:
- a CDS encoding RNA polymerase sigma factor — MEDVDDHTSWAEWFQLHGSRLLLCARQWTPSLADAEDVVQEGFVRYWKHQRHLGGDPFALVLTSVRRAALDRARSDARRAQREDHYGQEGSGDAPFFAVGAEADERTRAVEAALRQLPAEQREVLVLKLWGELTFAEIARELDLSPNTAASRYRYALGALKEHLTAADCHG, encoded by the coding sequence ATGGAGGATGTCGATGACCACACGTCTTGGGCAGAATGGTTTCAGCTTCACGGCTCCAGGCTGCTGCTGTGCGCCCGGCAATGGACGCCCTCGCTGGCGGACGCCGAGGACGTGGTTCAGGAAGGATTCGTTCGCTACTGGAAACATCAGCGGCATTTGGGCGGAGATCCCTTTGCGCTGGTGCTTACGTCGGTGCGGCGCGCGGCATTGGATCGTGCGCGGAGCGACGCACGGCGGGCGCAACGCGAGGATCACTATGGCCAGGAAGGAAGTGGGGACGCGCCGTTCTTCGCCGTTGGCGCTGAGGCCGATGAACGCACCCGCGCGGTGGAAGCGGCGCTGCGACAGCTGCCGGCCGAGCAGCGCGAGGTCCTCGTACTCAAGCTCTGGGGCGAACTCACCTTCGCCGAGATCGCTCGGGAGTTGGACCTTTCGCCCAACACCGCGGCCTCGCGCTACCGCTATGCGCTCGGAGCGCTCAAGGAGCACTTGACCGCTGCTGATTGCCATGGATGA
- a CDS encoding DUF4199 domain-containing protein has protein sequence MKTYVTYGVVWALAGALLNLALFFTGFHSSPEKLQTGQWIALAIGLVIGVTCLLLGTKARRQEVPATEAFGYGRALGAGVMIVLFATLFGTVLQYVYANMINPNLQEVAVQAQIAKWEAAGMSSSQMEAAEGMMRKMSHPALQAVFQIIGGMLFGTILALITSAFVKRPAAPLAEPPPAAAS, from the coding sequence ATGAAAACTTATGTTACCTACGGTGTAGTGTGGGCGCTCGCCGGAGCCCTGCTGAACCTGGCGTTGTTCTTCACCGGCTTCCACTCCTCGCCGGAGAAGCTGCAGACCGGACAGTGGATTGCCCTCGCGATCGGCCTGGTGATCGGCGTCACCTGCCTGCTTCTCGGCACCAAGGCCCGCCGCCAAGAGGTACCCGCGACCGAGGCGTTTGGATACGGCCGCGCACTCGGCGCCGGCGTGATGATCGTGCTGTTCGCCACGCTCTTCGGCACGGTCCTCCAATACGTCTACGCGAACATGATCAATCCCAACCTCCAGGAGGTGGCGGTGCAGGCGCAGATCGCGAAATGGGAAGCCGCGGGGATGAGCAGCTCCCAGATGGAGGCCGCCGAAGGCATGATGCGCAAGATGTCGCATCCGGCGCTTCAAGCCGTCTTCCAGATCATCGGCGGAATGCTCTTCGGCACCATTCTCGCGCTCATCACCTCGGCGTTCGTCAAACGCCCGGCCGCCCCCCTCGCTGAGCCGCCGCCCGCCGCCGCGAGCTAA
- a CDS encoding aldose 1-epimerase — protein MESIDYHGHTLGRWRVGSSTFLALPERGARLMNWNLTLGDGSIRDVIYWPENADFDQFAKVRGGNPILFPFSARCFDRGEQNFWRGADGVRRPMPQHGFARQGTFKLVWEDARGFAAQLVPDAAAAESYPYNYEFSVAYRFEAYALSCELTLKNLGREPLPWSPGHHFYFTVPWSEGARREDYLIRIPAAERLRQAPDGQLVPGPHLRNEERLAEPALIDTLHTRLRSSEVVFGERGRPGDVIVRLGTAKVPPPDATFVTWTTDAAAPFYCVEPWMGPPNAPEHKRGLQWVAPRETGSFVVSVALK, from the coding sequence ATGGAAAGCATCGACTATCACGGCCACACGCTCGGTCGCTGGCGCGTCGGTTCCTCCACGTTTTTGGCGCTGCCTGAACGCGGCGCGCGGCTGATGAACTGGAATCTCACGCTCGGCGACGGCTCGATCCGCGACGTGATCTACTGGCCCGAGAACGCCGACTTCGACCAGTTTGCGAAGGTCCGTGGCGGCAATCCGATCCTGTTTCCGTTTAGCGCGCGCTGCTTCGATCGCGGCGAGCAGAATTTCTGGCGCGGCGCCGACGGCGTGCGCCGGCCGATGCCGCAGCACGGGTTCGCCCGGCAGGGGACGTTCAAGCTGGTCTGGGAGGACGCGCGTGGGTTCGCCGCCCAATTGGTCCCCGACGCCGCCGCAGCTGAAAGCTATCCGTATAACTACGAATTCAGCGTCGCGTATCGGTTCGAGGCGTATGCCCTGAGTTGCGAGCTGACATTGAAGAATCTCGGCCGCGAGCCGCTGCCGTGGAGCCCGGGGCACCACTTCTATTTCACCGTACCGTGGAGCGAGGGGGCGCGGCGCGAGGATTATCTGATTCGCATTCCCGCCGCCGAGCGGCTGCGGCAGGCGCCCGACGGACAACTGGTCCCGGGTCCGCACTTGCGCAATGAGGAACGCCTCGCCGAGCCGGCGCTGATCGACACGCTGCACACGCGGCTCCGGAGCAGCGAAGTCGTCTTCGGCGAACGCGGCCGGCCGGGCGACGTGATCGTGCGACTGGGCACCGCCAAAGTGCCGCCGCCCGATGCCACCTTCGTGACCTGGACCACCGACGCCGCAGCCCCGTTTTACTGCGTCGAGCCGTGGATGGGCCCGCCGAACGCGCCGGAGCACAAGCGCGGCCTGCAGTGGGTCGCGCCGCGCGAAACAGGCTCGTTCGTCGTCAGCGTGGCCCTCAAGTAG
- a CDS encoding NfeD family protein: MCTWLRLLLGLCVGAVAAKAEAEPTASPTAAPPAKAIPDAAPATTAKPAPEIRRIYVIPVREQIGSAVLYVVRRGIKEAIEQRAEAVIFDMDTPGGALDKTMSIMEAIGRFPGRTLTYVNTDAISAGAFISATTDEIWFAPRGKIGAAAPVGMSGQDIDKTMRQKVVSYLKAEVRSLSEGKGYRGQVVSAMIDEDYELKIGDTVLKPKGELLTLTASEAAKTYGEPPQPLLSAGTADTLEQLVTQRFGAEHVQITRLELTWSEVLATWLNAISPVLLGLGMLALFIEFKTPGFGIFGIIGIACLALVFLGNYIAGLSGHEPLLVFGLGLLFVAVEIFFFPGVGVLALAGVVLVLGSLFWSMADFWPKEAVPVAWTADIFLLPALNLTLGVLVAIALGVVLARFLPRGWVWDRLVLAAAIAGNSQRGADTPEVKEASLIGARGVAVTALRPGGVVEVEGQRYEATVEVGDVAPGEAVVVRGRSDFALIVERLNP, encoded by the coding sequence ATGTGCACTTGGCTGCGATTGCTGCTTGGACTTTGTGTCGGTGCCGTGGCTGCGAAGGCCGAGGCGGAGCCGACGGCATCTCCGACGGCGGCGCCGCCCGCGAAGGCCATTCCCGACGCGGCGCCGGCGACAACGGCGAAACCGGCGCCGGAGATTCGGCGCATCTACGTCATTCCTGTTCGCGAGCAGATCGGCTCGGCCGTGCTTTACGTCGTGCGCCGGGGGATCAAGGAGGCGATCGAGCAGCGCGCCGAGGCGGTGATCTTCGACATGGACACGCCGGGCGGCGCGCTCGACAAGACGATGAGCATCATGGAAGCGATCGGCCGTTTCCCGGGGCGCACGCTCACATACGTGAACACGGATGCGATCTCGGCGGGCGCCTTCATCTCGGCGACGACCGACGAGATCTGGTTCGCGCCGCGCGGCAAGATCGGCGCCGCGGCGCCGGTCGGCATGTCGGGTCAGGACATCGACAAGACGATGCGCCAAAAGGTCGTGAGTTATTTGAAAGCGGAGGTGCGGTCGCTATCGGAGGGCAAGGGCTATCGCGGCCAGGTCGTCTCCGCGATGATCGACGAAGATTATGAGCTGAAGATCGGTGACACGGTGTTGAAGCCGAAGGGCGAGCTCCTGACACTCACCGCTTCGGAAGCGGCGAAAACCTATGGCGAGCCGCCGCAGCCGCTGCTCTCTGCGGGCACGGCCGACACGCTCGAGCAGCTCGTCACACAGCGTTTCGGTGCGGAGCACGTCCAGATCACCCGGCTGGAACTGACGTGGTCCGAGGTGCTGGCCACCTGGCTCAACGCGATTTCACCGGTGCTGCTGGGGCTGGGCATGCTCGCGCTGTTCATCGAATTCAAAACGCCGGGTTTCGGGATTTTTGGCATCATCGGAATCGCCTGCCTCGCGCTGGTGTTTCTGGGCAACTACATCGCGGGCTTGTCGGGCCACGAGCCGCTGTTGGTGTTCGGGCTGGGCCTGTTGTTCGTGGCGGTGGAAATTTTCTTCTTCCCTGGGGTGGGCGTGCTCGCCTTGGCCGGGGTGGTGTTGGTTCTCGGATCGCTGTTCTGGTCGATGGCTGATTTCTGGCCGAAAGAAGCCGTCCCGGTGGCGTGGACCGCGGATATTTTCCTCCTGCCGGCGCTCAATCTCACGCTCGGCGTATTGGTGGCAATCGCGCTGGGCGTGGTGCTGGCGCGGTTCCTGCCGCGCGGCTGGGTCTGGGACCGGTTGGTGCTCGCCGCGGCGATCGCGGGCAACTCGCAGCGCGGCGCAGATACGCCCGAGGTGAAAGAGGCGTCGCTGATCGGCGCGCGGGGCGTCGCAGTAACGGCGCTGCGGCCGGGTGGCGTGGTGGAGGTAGAGGGCCAGCGGTATGAGGCAACCGTGGAAGTGGGCGATGTCGCGCCGGGCGAAGCCGTCGTGGTGCGTGGGCGCAGCGATTTCGCGCTGATCGTGGAAAGGCTGAACCCATGA
- the floA gene encoding flotillin-like protein FloA (flotillin-like protein involved in membrane lipid rafts), producing the protein MNLYLIFLIVVGVVGLVLVGLFLSFFSVWLRALLAGAPVSPFNLVAMRLRQVPYSVMVDARIRATKAGIKLSIDEIEAQYLAGGNVIACVHALIAAQKARIALDWQRACAIDLATKGSGKSVEEAVRTSVDPKVIDCPNPESGRTTIDGVAKDGIQVKVKARVTVRTNLDRFVGGAKEETIIARVGEGIVSTIGSAESYKVVLESPDAISKTVLHRGLDVGSAFEILSIDIADVDVGENVGAKLQEAQAQANKSIAQAQAEIRRAAAVALEQEMVARVQEMQAKVVEAQSQVPLAMAEAFRSGRLGVMDYFRMENIQGDTAMRNSLARPEDKKQ; encoded by the coding sequence ATGAACCTCTACCTGATCTTCCTGATCGTCGTTGGTGTTGTCGGCCTGGTGCTCGTCGGCCTGTTCCTGTCGTTCTTCAGCGTCTGGCTGCGGGCGCTGCTGGCGGGGGCGCCGGTGAGTCCGTTCAACCTCGTGGCGATGCGGCTGCGGCAGGTGCCTTACAGCGTGATGGTCGACGCGCGCATTCGGGCCACGAAAGCCGGCATCAAGCTCTCCATCGACGAAATCGAGGCGCAGTATCTCGCCGGCGGCAACGTGATCGCCTGCGTACACGCGCTCATCGCCGCGCAGAAGGCGCGGATCGCGCTCGACTGGCAGCGCGCGTGCGCGATCGACCTCGCCACGAAGGGTTCCGGCAAATCCGTCGAGGAGGCGGTGCGCACTTCGGTCGACCCCAAGGTGATTGACTGTCCCAATCCGGAGAGTGGCCGCACCACGATCGATGGCGTGGCCAAGGACGGCATTCAGGTGAAGGTGAAGGCACGCGTGACGGTGCGCACCAATCTCGACCGGTTCGTGGGCGGCGCGAAAGAGGAGACAATCATCGCTCGCGTCGGCGAGGGCATTGTTTCCACCATCGGCTCGGCGGAGAGCTACAAGGTCGTGCTGGAGAGCCCCGACGCGATTTCGAAGACCGTGCTCCATCGCGGACTCGATGTCGGCTCGGCGTTCGAAATCCTCTCGATCGACATCGCCGACGTGGACGTCGGCGAGAACGTGGGCGCCAAGCTGCAGGAGGCACAGGCGCAGGCCAACAAATCGATCGCGCAGGCGCAGGCGGAAATTCGCCGCGCGGCGGCGGTCGCCCTCGAACAGGAAATGGTCGCGCGCGTGCAGGAGATGCAGGCCAAGGTTGTCGAGGCGCAATCGCAGGTGCCGCTCGCGATGGCCGAAGCATTTCGCTCAGGCCGACTGGGTGTAATGGACTATTTCCGCATGGAAAACATCCAGGGAGATACCGCGATGCGGAACAGCCTCGCCCGGCCGGAGGACAAGAAGCAGTAG
- a CDS encoding TIGR00266 family protein — translation MSTMHEVDYQIHGDDMQFVEIELDPAEAVVAEAGGMMFMEDGIAMETVFGDGSTRNSGVMGALLGAGKRLLTGESLFMTVFQNQAAGKKRVSFGAPYPGKILPIKLADVGGELIAQKDSFLCAAKGVSIGIAFQRRLGAGLFGGEGFIMQRLTGDGWAFVHAGGTLCERTLAPGELLRVDTGCIVAFQPSVDYDIQWVGGIKSALFGGEGLFFATLRGPGKLWLQSLPFSRLAGRIIAAAPQTGRGGREEGSLLGGLGRMIDGDNS, via the coding sequence ATGAGCACCATGCACGAAGTTGATTACCAGATCCACGGCGACGACATGCAGTTCGTCGAGATCGAGCTCGATCCGGCCGAGGCCGTCGTCGCCGAGGCGGGCGGCATGATGTTCATGGAGGACGGCATCGCCATGGAAACGGTCTTCGGCGATGGCTCGACGCGGAACTCGGGCGTGATGGGCGCGCTGCTCGGCGCGGGCAAGCGTCTGCTCACGGGCGAATCCCTCTTTATGACGGTGTTTCAGAACCAGGCCGCGGGCAAAAAGCGCGTCTCGTTCGGCGCACCTTACCCGGGAAAAATTCTCCCGATCAAACTTGCCGACGTGGGCGGCGAGCTCATTGCGCAGAAAGACTCCTTTCTGTGCGCGGCCAAGGGGGTGAGCATCGGCATCGCGTTTCAGCGCAGGCTGGGCGCGGGTCTGTTCGGCGGTGAAGGCTTCATCATGCAGCGGCTTACCGGCGACGGCTGGGCCTTCGTCCACGCCGGCGGCACGCTGTGCGAACGAACCCTGGCGCCGGGCGAACTGCTGCGCGTCGACACCGGGTGCATCGTCGCCTTTCAGCCGTCGGTCGATTACGACATTCAGTGGGTCGGCGGCATCAAATCCGCATTGTTCGGCGGCGAAGGCCTGTTCTTCGCCACGCTCCGCGGTCCGGGCAAGCTTTGGCTTCAGTCGCTGCCGTTCTCGCGGCTGGCAGGCCGGATCATCGCCGCCGCCCCGCAGACCGGCCGCGGCGGTCGCGAGGAAGGCTCGCTGCTCGGCGGACTCGGCCGGATGATCGACGGCGACAACAGCTGA
- a CDS encoding NfeD family protein, with translation MNTVILLLALGVVLLVLEVFVPGGVLGVLGGLAMLGGCALAFYRYGLQGGAIATAAAIGCLGIAVYVEFGLLPKTRAGKKLFLQQSVDAASQPPPAAVGAIGRQVETLTTLAPSGYVALDGRRCEARSQSGLIPKGAMVRIVGMDNFSLIVSRT, from the coding sequence ATGAACACGGTGATCCTGTTGCTCGCGCTGGGCGTGGTGTTGCTCGTGCTCGAAGTGTTCGTTCCGGGCGGAGTACTCGGCGTGTTGGGCGGGCTGGCGATGCTCGGCGGCTGTGCGCTCGCGTTTTACCGATACGGTTTGCAGGGCGGGGCGATTGCCACCGCTGCGGCAATCGGCTGCCTGGGCATTGCGGTCTACGTCGAGTTCGGGCTGCTGCCGAAAACGCGCGCCGGCAAAAAGCTTTTCCTGCAGCAATCCGTCGACGCGGCGAGCCAGCCGCCGCCGGCGGCCGTCGGCGCCATCGGCCGCCAGGTCGAGACGTTGACCACGCTTGCGCCGAGCGGCTATGTGGCGCTCGATGGCCGGCGCTGTGAAGCGCGTTCGCAATCCGGCCTGATTCCAAAAGGCGCGATGGTGCGCATCGTCGGCATGGATAATTTCAGTCTGATCGTCTCCCGTACCTAA
- a CDS encoding Smr/MutS family protein, with protein MPDQNAEPDPVPLPITGELDLHTFRPADLGELIPAYLDECAARGIFEVRIVHGKGTGTLRTTVHALLRRCPRVKSFRLGDEHSGSWGATVVTLSR; from the coding sequence GTGCCCGATCAAAATGCCGAACCGGATCCCGTACCTTTGCCCATCACCGGCGAGTTGGATCTGCACACGTTTCGGCCCGCGGACCTCGGTGAGCTGATTCCCGCTTATCTGGACGAGTGCGCCGCACGCGGGATTTTCGAAGTGCGGATCGTCCACGGCAAAGGCACCGGCACCTTGCGCACAACCGTGCACGCGCTGCTACGCCGCTGTCCACGGGTAAAATCCTTCCGACTCGGCGACGAGCATTCGGGCTCCTGGGGCGCTACGGTCGTCACGCTTTCGCGATGA
- a CDS encoding PDZ domain-containing protein, protein MKTSMCVTLAFAALASCLSAAQPEKSDGRPQPADAPAAPKSERRVLIRHERATGETENVPFLGVETGRISPTLTAQLGLAEGAGLIVRSVVPNSPAAAVLHAHDVLLKLDDQILVETHQLAVLIRQRKEGDEVVLTYVRAGKQETAKVKLSTQAVPKLALRAPLGGDEGFDRLLRDGGEMPHEDLNRVLSLLDQRAARAPEALHRFAESSGPGPHIRALKVHPANSNIVFTDDEGELALTIKDGKKTLVAKDPKGEALYSGPIDTPEQRAALPDKVRDRLEQIESMDDFSFRAEEDLPNKLRVLKPSARRVQPPRHLRTMQHRRAPAAI, encoded by the coding sequence ATGAAAACATCGATGTGTGTTACGCTCGCATTCGCGGCGCTGGCCTCCTGCTTGTCGGCGGCGCAGCCGGAAAAATCCGATGGCAGACCGCAGCCAGCCGACGCTCCCGCGGCGCCGAAGTCGGAGCGACGGGTCTTGATCCGACATGAACGCGCGACCGGCGAGACCGAAAACGTGCCATTTCTCGGGGTCGAGACGGGCCGCATTTCGCCGACGCTGACCGCGCAACTCGGGCTCGCGGAAGGCGCCGGTTTGATCGTGCGCAGCGTGGTGCCGAACAGCCCCGCGGCCGCGGTGCTGCACGCGCATGACGTGTTGCTCAAGCTCGACGACCAGATCCTGGTGGAGACGCATCAGCTCGCGGTTTTGATCCGCCAGCGCAAGGAAGGCGACGAGGTGGTGCTCACCTACGTTCGCGCAGGAAAACAGGAAACGGCCAAGGTGAAGCTATCGACCCAGGCGGTGCCGAAGCTGGCCCTGCGCGCGCCGTTGGGTGGCGACGAGGGTTTCGATCGGCTGCTGCGCGACGGAGGCGAGATGCCCCACGAGGATCTCAACCGTGTCTTGTCGCTGCTCGATCAACGCGCCGCTCGCGCGCCCGAGGCATTGCATCGTTTCGCGGAATCATCCGGCCCGGGGCCGCATATTCGTGCGCTCAAGGTCCACCCCGCCAACAGCAACATCGTGTTCACCGATGACGAGGGCGAATTGGCTCTCACCATCAAGGACGGCAAGAAAACACTGGTCGCGAAAGATCCGAAAGGCGAGGCGCTCTACTCCGGCCCGATCGACACGCCGGAGCAACGCGCGGCCCTGCCCGACAAGGTGCGTGATCGGCTGGAGCAGATCGAGTCGATGGACGACTTCAGCTTTCGCGCCGAGGAGGATCTGCCGAACAAACTGCGCGTGCTGAAGCCGTCTGCGCGACGGGTCCAGCCACCGCGGCATCTCCGCACGATGCAACACCGCCGGGCGCCGGCCGCCATCTGA
- a CDS encoding ectonucleotide pyrophosphatase/phosphodiesterase: MKSRCRRRILFLVLCLLALLPRVGSAAETVPPLVLISLDGFRWDYCAHYADETPNLHRFMREGTSARGLIPVFPSNTFPNHYSIVTGLYPSHHGIINNQMRDVRLGPKFVSSQRASVQDSRWWHGEPIWATAVRQGRKSGCLFWIGSEAAIEGVRPTWWRPFDPQAPFSDRLAELVRWFSLPEPERPAVATFYFEESNSAGHHFGPDSPKLARTLRQLDAEIGEIRDRLARLGLTPNYVIVSDHGMTSTSPERVVLLDDYLDLGTVELDFEHSTVGLRPRPGVDPATVLTALAKLPAVAKAYRAEELPAHFHVDPHSPRVPPIWIVPAEGWQVMSRVSFAKAQREFPQGQHGYDPQLESMHGILIASGPSFQSGGTVIERVENIHIYNLLCAALHLSPAPNDGDDRLVKAMLR, encoded by the coding sequence ATGAAATCCCGCTGTCGTCGGCGCATTCTTTTTCTGGTCCTCTGCCTGCTGGCGCTGCTGCCCCGTGTCGGCAGCGCCGCCGAGACCGTTCCACCGCTCGTGCTGATCTCGCTGGACGGATTCCGCTGGGATTACTGCGCCCACTACGCGGACGAAACGCCCAACCTGCATCGGTTCATGCGCGAGGGCACGTCGGCGCGCGGACTGATCCCGGTGTTCCCGTCAAACACGTTTCCCAACCACTACTCGATCGTCACGGGCCTGTATCCGTCGCATCACGGCATCATCAACAACCAGATGCGGGATGTGCGACTCGGCCCCAAATTTGTGTCCAGCCAGCGCGCTTCGGTACAGGACAGCCGCTGGTGGCATGGCGAACCCATTTGGGCGACCGCGGTCCGCCAAGGCCGCAAGAGCGGGTGTCTTTTCTGGATCGGTTCCGAGGCGGCGATCGAGGGGGTGCGGCCCACCTGGTGGCGGCCTTTCGATCCCCAAGCCCCGTTCTCCGATCGGCTCGCCGAACTCGTCCGTTGGTTCTCGCTGCCGGAGCCGGAACGCCCCGCCGTTGCGACCTTCTACTTCGAGGAGTCGAACTCCGCGGGGCATCACTTCGGCCCCGATTCGCCCAAGTTGGCGCGAACCCTTCGCCAACTCGATGCCGAGATCGGGGAAATTCGTGACCGGTTGGCGCGCCTCGGCCTCACCCCGAATTACGTGATCGTCTCCGATCATGGCATGACCTCGACCAGCCCGGAGCGCGTCGTTCTCCTGGACGATTACCTCGATCTCGGGACGGTGGAGCTCGACTTCGAACACAGCACGGTGGGGCTCCGTCCGCGGCCGGGAGTCGATCCCGCAACCGTGTTGACCGCGCTTGCCAAGTTGCCGGCGGTGGCGAAGGCCTATCGCGCCGAGGAGTTGCCGGCGCATTTTCACGTCGATCCGCATAGCCCGCGCGTGCCGCCGATCTGGATCGTGCCGGCCGAGGGCTGGCAAGTGATGTCGCGCGTCTCGTTCGCGAAGGCCCAGCGCGAGTTTCCCCAGGGCCAGCACGGCTACGACCCGCAACTCGAATCGATGCACGGAATCCTGATTGCCTCCGGTCCCTCGTTCCAATCCGGCGGCACCGTGATCGAACGCGTGGAGAACATCCACATCTACAATCTGCTCTGCGCCGCGCTCCACCTTTCGCCTGCGCCCAACGACGGCGACGACCGGCTGGTCAAGGCGATGCTCCGTTAG
- the tatA gene encoding twin-arginine translocase TatA/TatE family subunit codes for MVFSSTLLAILADVGGGELMLILFVVLMLFGGDKMPQLAKSIGKSLREFKKAANEVEREIKKAIDEVPDTPDVGAPFRRALEDKPKRLTPVAPAAAPVTEPVISSIPPESLAPPETIVPPPAPNGADVRPVPPPNA; via the coding sequence ATGGTTTTCTCCTCCACCCTGCTCGCAATCCTGGCCGATGTCGGCGGCGGAGAGCTGATGCTGATCTTGTTCGTCGTGCTGATGCTGTTCGGCGGCGACAAGATGCCGCAGCTGGCCAAGAGCATCGGCAAGTCGCTGCGGGAATTCAAAAAAGCGGCCAACGAAGTGGAGCGCGAAATCAAGAAGGCCATCGACGAGGTGCCGGACACGCCCGATGTGGGCGCGCCGTTCCGCCGCGCGTTGGAGGACAAACCCAAACGGCTGACGCCTGTCGCTCCGGCCGCCGCGCCCGTGACGGAGCCCGTCATCTCGAGCATTCCTCCCGAGTCGCTGGCGCCACCGGAAACCATTGTGCCGCCACCGGCGCCAAACGGGGCCGACGTGCGACCGGTGCCGCCGCCGAATGCTTGA